The Gemmatimonadota bacterium genome includes the window GCATCGTCGCCCTGCCGCCGGAATGCCTCGGCATCCCAGAAGAGATCCACCAACGCATATACACGCTGGAGAAGCAGGCCTACCTGGCAAGAAAACCGGTGACCCCGGGCGGCATTCCGGAAGTCCTTGAAGTCATCAACGCGCCGGGCGTGGTCGAGGCCTGCGATCGGATCGTGGGCCGGAACTGGGCCATCGTTCCCTTTACCCACAATGCCTCCTTCGCGAGTGGCGCCCGGGATCAGCACTGGCACAAGGACGACAACGGTCCGTACAACGGCCGCAAGCAGCGCCATCACCAGGCCGTGCAGATCGAGATGCTCTACTATCCCCAGGACGTGACCGAAGTCATGGGCCCCACGGCCACCGTGCCCTACTCCCACTACTGGACGTTCAACCACGAAGAAAACCACGACAATTTCGCGGGCGCCGACCACCTCGATTTCGAATACCAGATCAGCGGAATGGAAGGCGTCCCGGTGAGCGGTCCCGATTCCGAATACGACTGGGAGGACGTCGTCCACCGGCGCACGGCCCACGACGTCCGGATGCGGGAAGCCGTGTCGAACACGGGATGGCCCCTCGTTAAACCCCTCGAGGCGGCGCCGCTGCGGGCGGGCAGCGTGCTGCTTTATTCCCACAACACGTTCCACCGGGGGAACCACAGGAGAGACGACTGGCGCCTGTGGGACGACCACCCCCGCTTCATGTGGCGTTTCTGGATCTATCGGACG containing:
- a CDS encoding phytanoyl-CoA dioxygenase family protein — translated: MPSDFHATLTSRMAVHRASMPGRTGKTALIVATKTYASLPYTEPDHLVRDFAFRGIVALPPECLGIPEEIHQRIYTLEKQAYLARKPVTPGGIPEVLEVINAPGVVEACDRIVGRNWAIVPFTHNASFASGARDQHWHKDDNGPYNGRKQRHHQAVQIEMLYYPQDVTEVMGPTATVPYSHYWTFNHEENHDNFAGADHLDFEYQISGMEGVPVSGPDSEYDWEDVVHRRTAHDVRMREAVSNTGWPLVKPLEAAPLRAGSVLLYSHNTFHRGNHRRDDWRLWDDHPRFMWRFWIYRTTEPDGDECDVPGEVSWRELGEDPVTGVDLHAASDDTTVVWRYHNHWMRTGRTPPPRPETRALTPAGRETEAGELAEQMHVMGDEAEPLRIGAAYKLA